A region of the Lagopus muta isolate bLagMut1 chromosome 2, bLagMut1 primary, whole genome shotgun sequence genome:
CCTGCCCAGGGGTCTTACTTCCTTGCCTCTGACTTTGTCCCCTCTCTAGTGATAGCTGTGTCCTGGGCAGGGAGGGGTCAGGAAGGACTGGGAGAGGGGCCTGGACTGTCTGAAGTTGAGTGCAGGCAGGAGAGGCAGATGAGCCCCTGGCACTCCTGCTTGGAGGTTCTTGTGAGGAGATTTCTGGTTAGCATCAGTGGCTCTTAATTGCTTTCTCCCTCCCCTTGTgtaaaatgtaaaggaaaaataatctccCTGCTACTGAGCTATATTTATTTCCCTCAACCCCCTGCCACCATCCTCTTTGGTGCTCATTGCTGATACTGCTCCCTTCACTCTGCCCGTTGTGGGTGTGCTCTGGTCTCTGGAGCTGGACCTCTGGGCTCCCTCAGACCAGGAGGAAGGGACAGTCATTTACCTTTCCAATCACCAACACAGGCCCTGGAGCTCAAAGCACTTTATGGACCTGAACAACTGAAGCATTCTGCTGTGGAGAAAGGTGATCACGGGCACTGGCTTTTCTCCCTCTTGCTCTCCTTTAGAGGAGTGGATTCCGCTCTTCAGGGCTGCTGTGTGAAGGATGGAGCTGCCTTTCCTCTACATCCCTCTATAGGACCCCAAGCCCAGAGGAAAGTGGGGCAGAGGTGAAGAATTGTGGGTCCTGGAGTGGTGGAGATAGAGCACACAGAAATGGGGAGAGGCACAATACTTGTAACACAAGTCTCCTGCAGGAAAAGGCTCAACGGTATTGGTTGGTGGTCTGTGTCCATGCCCCTACCCTGGGATGCAGGCTGGAGGCTGGCtgggtgctccagccctgctgctgggatgctgctcGCAGGGGGCTGGGTTGGGTTTGGCACTGTCTGTGTAGAGATGTGTATAATACCCTGTATATATTTGTgtacaaaaggaggaaaaagaaaaaaaggaagaaaaaaaaaaaaaggagctatTGTTCTTTCAGTCTGTCTGTGTGTGGCAGTGGAGGGGAGGCTGCAATGGGGTGTGGGAGCATGCGTGCTACTACCACGGTGGAGGGGGCTGCATGCCCCCCTGTGTGTACTGCTTTCTGACACGCTGCCAACAGCACAGGGGTGGGGAGCAGGCCTCATACTCTGAGCTGCCTCTGTTAAAACAGGGGAAGGATGGTTTGGGAACAGAGCAGGAGGGGGAAcgtggtggggagggggaaatcCCATCTtagagctctgagcagctgccttCGGTGGCTTTGCTGCTCGCAGCAGGTCTGCTGTCTGTaaagcatgcagcagcagcagggctgttccCAGGCAGCCAGGGCCCTGGCCTGGCCTCTGGCCAAACCCACTGGTTGAGTTGTGTAAGCGGCTGCTGCCTGTCCCAGCCAGGTGTGGGCTAGCCCGGCTCTGACCTCAGCACCTCACTCCGTTTCACCCGGGCAGCCCTCGTTCTTGCGGGTAGGAATTCTGGGGCAGCTCGCATCCGGGGGACAGGGAAGGGGCAGCACGGGAACACAAAGGGGTACTGGGAGACAAGAGCGAGTGCAGCACCTGCTACCACGTTCCTGTGGGTATGGCGGGGAGGGAAAGCTCGGGGAGGTGGCAAGGGCTTGAAAGGAAGCTGCTCACAAGCACGGGGCGCGACACGGGGCGGCCTCCGCGGAAGGATTACAGCGGAGCTCTGAAAGCAGCTTAAAAGGCCGTGGAGAGGCGATGGAGCGGGGACAGGATGAGATAAGGGGCACGGCCGGAGCTGAGAGGGTCGGGACGAAGGCTAGCTCAGCGATCCGGGCACGGACAGAGGCCTCGGGGCACAAATCCGCCGGTCCGAGCGCATCCCGCCGCCCCGCTCGGGGGgtgggcagggcagcaggtaGCGGCCGAGCCCGGAGCTGCGGGCGGCGCCGCCCCGCATAGCGGCACGCTGAGTCACGGCGGGGCGGCTCCGCGCGGCAGGGCGCTGCGGGGCGAGCGGGGAGCAGCGGGCTGAGCGGCCTCTGCGCCTTTAACAGCCCGGAGCTCCCCCTGCCCGCGGGCCGCCCGCACATCCTGCCCGCACTAACCCCTCCTCCGCTGCGCCGAGCCGGGCAGGGCGGCGGCGGCTTCCGCGCCGGGCGAACGGTAAGTGTCcagccctcccctccctccctcctctgcGCCGTGGGCCCGCTGCGGGAGGCCCTGGGGGCTGATCCGTCCCGTCCCGTTCCGTTGCGGGGCTCCGGGGCTCGTTGCCCCGCCCGGCCGCGTGGGAGCCGCCCTGCCCTCGGGCGCGGAGCTGAGGCCTGGGGCCGGGCCTGCTTGTGGACCCGACCACTCGAGCTGCGGGGTCCGAGGTTCGGGGCGCGGGTATTGCTGCCGATACGTCCCCGCCGAGAGCGGCTAGAAGCCTGCAGAGATTGCGGGCGGTGTTGTCCGAGGCTCTGCGTGGACCGGCGTGTCGCAGTGCCCCAAACGTGGGGGGTCGGGTGCCTCCAGCGCCGCGTCGTGTTGCGGCTGGATGTCGCTCCGCACGGAAAGCCGTCCTGCAGCTCGGCTCTCCCCTGTTTGGCTGTGCACCTCCTCCTGCCTTCTGTGTGCCCTCGGCATCCATCAGCGTCTCCGTGGGGAAGCCCCCTCCCATCGTCCGTCCTCACTCTGCTGCCCGATGTCCCGCACAACTCCAGTCCCTCCCTGTGGTCTGCGACGCTTTCCCTTGCCCTGCGCTCGTGTGACACCCTGCGCTCCGCCTGCCACCCAGGCGCTGCCCAGGCGCTCTGAGTAACAGGGCTAAGAATAACCAGCCTGGTGCCACAGCCCGGCTGTGCACGGCTCTGTGCTGCGGCCCGGCCTGGGGCTGCACCATGAGGGGAGGTTGCAGGGACGGGGATTCCCCTCACCACcaggctgggtgctgtgcttgGGTTCCTTGTTCTGCggccctgctgggcagcagtCAGGAGGAGTCGCCCCACCGGTCTTGAGGAAACATGCACCTTGCTGGCAGCGTCCTGGTTGCCAAGCAGGAGTCAAGTGAGAGGCACAGAGTTGGCAGTTCCATAGGTTTGGGACTGTTGTGGAGGAAAGACGAGGGACTGAGACCGCCTTTGGGATAGGAGTGGTGGAGTGGAGCAGATGTTCCTTCTGGAAAGCTGATGAGGACAGGCTTTGAGATTAGCAGCCATGTCTGTGGCCCacgagcagcacagcacagcagcacaagagCTTGCACCCTGTTTTGTGCTACCTGCCTTCCCATGGCTACTGCACCGTTGTGGGACAGGCAAAGGCCTCTCCAGAGCCAGGTTGCTGGGCAGAGAGCAGGCCAGCGCTACCATCCCCACCACTGCTCTTGGGTGTTGCTGGCTGTAGCAGAGTGAGAGCAGATGGGTCATTCACCCAAGGGTCGCTCTGCTGTCTTGAGCTACCAAACCTCTGGGGCATGTGGCTTTACGAGCAGGAGCTGGGACAGGCAGGCTGCATAGTCCTGCTCCTGGGCTTGAGTCAAGTCACCCTGTGCTCTGTGGAAGGGCTGTCACGCCTCTTCCTTCCCAGCGCCCCACAGATagagctgcctctgctccccGGAGGGCTCCTCCCTTCCCATCTTGTTGACTCAGTGCTTGGGCAGCCGTGGGCGGCTGTCTAGgagagaagcagccctgcagctgcttaCGCTCATCAGGCCAGTAGGATAGGGAAGGTGCCGGTGACCAGAAAGCTGTCCCTGTAAAGAGGCTTAGCGGCAAGGCATACAGCTGGAAGAACTGATCTTCAGAGGCAGAAAGGGCTTGgaattcctcttcactcaatgCTCATGTGCAGAGGGAATGGGgaggctctgcacagcagctggcaaACTCTTTCCAGCCCGCTCTCAAAGCGGCTCCACTCATTCAGCCTCTCTGAAGAGACTGGGAGCGTGACGGCTGGGCTGGAGGCCATGGCCTGCTTCTGATCAGAAAGGCACCACTGTCTGCACCGGGCATGGGGGCTGGGGAGGCCTTCCCAGCCCTAGATCCTCACAGTGCGTCTTCCCATCCCAGGGATGCTTTTAAGGGCAGGCCGTGCCCAGCCCCAGCCTCACAGTGCCCATTTCATTGCAGGACACAGAGGTGGAGGTAGCGGTGCCAGTACCCAGCTATGATGCCCTTTGGGGGGATCGCTGCCCGGCTGCAAAGGGACCGCCTGAGAGCCGAGGGGGTCGGTGATCACAACAATGCTATCAAGTACCTCAACCAGGACTATGAAGCCCTCAAGCAAGAGTGCATCGAGAGTGGTGTCCTTTTCAGGGACCCCCAGTTCCCAGCTGGCCCCACTGCCCTCGGCTTCAAGGAGCTGGGGCCACACTCCAGCAAGACGCGGGGCGTGGAGTGGAAGCGTCCATCGGTAAGTGCTGGGCTCACATCCCTCGCCTGCAGTGTCTGCATTAATGTGGTGTGCCAAGCTGCAGCTTGgcttctgtttgcttcttgCTGTGCTTAAAGTTCCTCTCATGCTTCGTTGCCCAGAGGAATACTCACTGAGTACTTAAAGAGCATTGTGTATAGCACACCCTTCTCCCTCCGGGCAGTACACGTGTGGCTTTACAATGGGAGAGTTGTGCCATTGCTTCTGGATGTCCCAGCATAGGTGTGTCACCCTCAGTGACTGGGGCTATTGGCTCAGGACATGGGAGTTTTGCATCCTTTGGTGCGATGAGTGCAGAGGCAATGTCCATCTAGCCATTTCGTGCTGAAGAAGATCTTGCCTTGCCTTCCTGTGATGGCCTTGATGTTGCAGTCAAGCAATTTTCCCTGGTAGAGGACAGGATGGGTGCATCTCAGGGATGATACTTCCATTCCCTTGAGTCAGAGCTACAATGGGTACAGGTGCTGCTGAAATCCAATGCTTGATTCTGTCCTTATGCAGGAATTAGTGGATGATCCTCAGTTCATCGTTGGTGGTGCAACCCGGACAGATATCTGCCAGGGAGCTCTGGGTGAGTGCTGGAGTTCTGTCCCCAAACCTTGATCTAGAGAGCAGCAACAGCGTGCTTGGAGAAGAGACATTTGTGTAGGGAAGGTGCAGAGTGGACAGGGTTCACAGCATCTTTCTGCAGATCCTCTGGTGTGTTTTCTTGCCAGCCTGTGCGCAACCATCTCTGTACTCAAACTCCCTCCTCATGTAGTGTGGTGGAAGCTGTAAGGCAGCAGGAGGTATTTTGACTGGTGGCTCTATGCTAAGGGCCTCACAGAAATGGAGTAGCACAGGTACTGAGACAAGGAGAGCAGTGTTAGTGGGTCGGGTAGTCTGGCAAGGCTGGGAACTGCAAGTCAGTGATCACCAAAACCAGATCTGGCTGCCATCAGCAGTGTTTCCTGACCTGTATCAAGGTGAGAATGTTGTGCACCTTAGCAGAGCAGACTGGTTTCAGGACTGTGGTGGTAACTGGAGCATGTTAACAGCCTGGGGCACTGTGGTGTTTCTCAATTGGTCATTAGGAGGGCAAGATTtgaaatgccattttgtcaaccacagcccagcacaggttATCCAGGCTCAAGGCTAATGTATGACAGGatttaaaagaggagaaaggagaaccaaggcaaagaatggaaaaaacagTGCTGGCATAGACCAGCACTTGTGGTTAATAGCACTTGGAAGGAAAATTGCAGTGTTATCTCTTGGAACTTGAAGCCAAGGCACCAGCATTAAGCCTCTTGCTTGGTGACCGAAAACAAAGGGAAACTTTTATTACAATGCAAAGTGTAATTGCATTACAAAAGTCACTGTCCTGAGATACCAGGAGCATTCAGGAGGCTCTGGGTAAATGACTGCAGGAGTGGCTGTTGATGCTGTCACAGTGGCCTGGACGCAGACAGCAGGTCACAGAAGGTTGTTCCTTCTCTGCCCTGAGCTAATGCTTCTGTCCAGGCACCTGCCATTATACTATGTGGGCTAGGAGCAAGGGGCATTGACTCCTCCCCAGGTTCTCCACTTGTTTTTTGAGCCCAGTGCAGGGCACCATGCAGAGGAGAACTccacctccctgctggctgcccttcTGACCCAGCACCTTGTTCAGAGGGAGAGCATACCAGGGGCTTCTGCATGGCCCAGcacccatcaccactgctggcTAAGCTTCTTCTCCTTCGCCAGGTgattgctggctgctggctgccattGGCTCCCTCACTCTCAACGAGGAGCTCCTGCACCGTGTGGTGCCTCATGGGCAGAGCTTCCAAGAGGACTACGCTGGCATCTTCCACTTCCAGGTAGGCTGGGAGCTtctggctctgcacagctggTGGGTTGGGGGCAGGATGAGCTGCCTGGGGGCATCCCTTAGGGCGATGCCCTGTCCCACTCACCCCTTCTTCCCCCTAGATCTGGCAGTTCGGTGAGTGGGTGGACGTGGTGGTGGACGACCTGCTGCCCACCAAGGATGGGGAGCTCCTGTTTGTGCATTCAGCGGAGTGCACGGAGTTCTGGAGCGCTCTGCTGGAGAAGGCCTATGCCAAGTGAGTCCCACCACTGGGGGGCACAAAATTGCTGGGGGGTGGGGCGGAGCAGCAGCACGGTGTGCCCTCTTCACCTCACGTTCCACTCTCGCTGCCCGGTGCTCAGGCTGAACGGCTGCTACGAGTCGCTCTCTGGGGGCAGCACCACTGAGGGCTTTGAGGATTTCACTGGCGGCGTAGCAGAGATGTATGACCTCAAGCGGGCACCGCGCAACATGGGCCACATCATCCGCAAGGCACTGGAGAGGGGctccctgctgggctgctccatcGACGTAAGTGTTGCGCTGCTCTTCACAGTGAACTGTGAATGTCTTCTCCTCCAGTGATGGCCAAAGTGAGGCCTCACAGCCCTCCTCCCAACCCAAGGTGGTCATTTTGCTGAGACGCTGGATGGGAGGGGACTTCTTCCACCTCTTGGCAGAGCACCTTTCCCGGAACCAATGAAGGGCATGGGGCTGTATCTTAGTGACTTGGAATGGTCTTGTTTTGATGGAATGGGAAACATCCATCTGAAGCCAGGCTGCTGAACAAGGCTCTGCATAGAGCTCTGGCTGCATCCTGCGTCAGCATCTGCATGTTAGCTAGGCAGGGCACTTTCGTCCTCTCCCTCTTAGCCACAAACAACAGAGTGCACCCTCTCTGTCACCACTGACAGCAGTACCTGTTGGATTGGCAAATCAGAGTAGTAACAAACAAAATGTTGCTGCCTGCATTGAGTGTGTGGCTGGGGTATACTTGTGCTAAAGAGACCATTGCTCCCAACACTGTCTGTGTATCCGCACGATTGATGTGTAAGCTGTTTTTTGCTACTGATGAGGATCTGTGCTCCTagtgaaaatactgttttgggaagcacaaaataacattttcttatgctttttGAAGTTTGAGTGGTTTCACAATGAATCTTCAGTGCTCCTGACTGgaacatggcaaaaaaaaaaaaagagtaattgcCCTTGCAATGTCTCAGCCTCCTCTGAGAAGGGGTAAGGGAACAGAACTACACATGAATCGTATTCACCTGAGGTTTGCACGTTCTTTTCAGATCACAAGTGCCTTTGATATGGAAGCAGTGACCTTCAAGAAGCTGGTGAAGGGCCATGCCTATTCTGTCACAGCTTTCAAAGATGTGAGTTGGGTACATAAGAATGTAATAGAGGTAAAATGCTGTGGCCTATGGTTTGACTTCCTGCATTTGATGGCTGGCAGGTGAACTACCGGGGTCAGCAGGAACAGCTCATCCGTATCAGAAACCCCTGGGGTCAGGTGGAGTGGACTGGAGCCTGGAGTGATGGGTGAGTTCAGGTGGGATTTCAGTGAGCCACTGGCACTGCCATTGAAACAGTCGGGACACCTCTTGCACAGCGCTGCTGATTGGGAGTTTACAGCATGCTGTTCCCTTCACAGTGTGGAATGGGTCTTTTGAGGGCCAAATGCAAACTGCGTAGCACTGGAAATGTCTCAGCTCACCTTGAGTACTTCTCATCTAATTGTTTTCCTCTGGCTATTCCAGCTCTTCCGAGTGGGACAACATTGACCCCAGCGACAGAGAAGAGCTGCAACTGAAGATGGAGGATGGCGAGTTCTGGTGAGTGCCAAAGCAAAGTGCTGCTCTTCTTCAGCATCCAGTTTGGGAATGAGCAGGGGAGCCTGAAAAAGAACCTGCAGTTGCCCCAGAACACATGACCTGCCTTTATTAGCTATTCCATTGCTAGAAAGCCCAGTAACATTTTCTTATCTGATCTAGTTAATAGGTTGAATATTAGTAAAAAGTTCTTCACCAAAGGCTGGTTGGGCCCTGGCTGTGTGTAGTTGTCAGGTAGTTGAAAGGGGAACCTGAGTACTTTAGAAGGAACTGGAAATGCAGAGTGAGCAGaaagaagctttttcttttcttctgaaaccaCCAGAGCAAAAGGGTCATGAGCAAGCAGCAGCTTAGGTAAATGTTGGAAGCCCAGTGTGGGAGTCTGCACTGCAAGGTTGTTTTGTAAGTTCAAAGTGTGACTGCTCAGATGATTCCAGATCCTGGGTGGCTATAAAACTGATGGTCTGAGCTAGCCTCAAGTGCAGGTCTTGTGTTGCTGGATGTTGAGGTGATGCTGGGTCTGATCTGCTTCCTCTGCCACTGCTGGCCACCTCTGGAGATGGGAGATTGAACAGGAGCCCTTTGCTCTGATCCCTGTCACCCACTGTGGTAGGTAGGCTGAAGCTGTTCAGCATGTGTCACCTAGACAAGCTGCCTGCCAGTAGTCCTGGCTTTTGTGCCCCCTGGCACCCCGCCCCAAGGCCACCTATAACTGAGATGGtgcctttgtgttttcttccacCTGAATATCATTGCTTTGGTTCCTCAAGACTTAGGGTGAAAGAGTTGGTGGGTTCCAACTGCACCAGAGGCAGCCTGGCCCATATAAGTCCTGTTCCACAACAGGGCATCCAGCAGTCATCTTGCTGCCATGAGAAGGGGCTTTGGGATGATTTCCATCTCTCTCCACCTAGCAAAGGCACTTGTGGCTGAATCCAGAGCTGCTTGAACTCCTCAGCCATGTCTTGACCTCAGCCCCTGCCTGCTTCCCACAGGATGTCTTTCCGGGACTTCATGAGGGAGTTCTCCAGGCTGGAGATCTGCAACCTAACCCCCGATGCCCTCACCAAAGATGAGCTCAGCAGGTGGCACACACAGGTGTTCGAGGGCACGTGGCGCCGAGGGAgcactgctgggggctgcaggaacAACCCAGGTATCTCCCGCATCTCCACTCTCGGTGATGTGATTCAGCCAGGTGTATCATCCACGTCTTCCTCCTTCCAGCCACGTTCTGGATCAATCCCCAGTTTAAGATCAAGCTGCTGGAAGAGGATGACGACCCTGGGGATGACGAGGTGGCCTGCAGCTTCTTGGTGGCCCTGATGCAGAAGCATCGTAGGAGGGAGCGGCGAGTAGGGGGCGACATGCATACCATCGGCTTTGCCGTCTACGAGGTAACCCCAATCCCAATGCTACTTCTTTGAGactggctcagctctgctgatcCCATGTGCACTTGGCACCCCTTCCATCTGCCATTGGAGATAGAACCCCAGCACTGGCACtctgattttccttcttctctcctccctgcaggtTCCTGAGGAGGTACGTCCTGAGCCACCAGACCCATCCGCCTCTTTGAGGGGAGCACAGGAGTGGGCAGGAATGGGTTGATGCCAACCCACAGGCATGTTTGCATGCATGTGCCCTGTGGCGTGGAATTTCCACCAGACTGGCAATGGTTGGGGTGCTAAAGGGTGCTGAGTACCTCTGTGTGGAAGGGATGGTCCGTGCTAGGCAGGACAACAAGGGCTCTTCCACAGGCAGCCACTGGGCAGGGATGCAATGGGACCATGAAGCTGTTCCAGCAGAGATGCTTGGGCTGTGGGCTGATTACACTTGCTTGGTCCCACTGCTCCTTGTGGGTTCTCTTCTTGCTGGGCTGTTCCCTACAACAGTGTGTTCTCCAGGCCCAGGGCAGCCAGAATGTGCACTTGAAGAAGGACTTCTTCCTGCGAAACCAGTCGCGGGCACGCTCTGAGACCTTCATCAACTTGAGGGAAGTGAGCAACCAGATCCGGCTGCCCCCTGGCGAGTACATCGTTGTGCCCTCCACCTTTGAGCCACATAAGGAGGCTGACTTCATCCTGCGGGTCTTCACTGAGAAGCAGTCAGACACAGCGTGAGTCTCCACCACAAAGCCTTCTGCCACATCCCAGCCCTTTGCATAGTTAGGGAATGTG
Encoded here:
- the CAPN11 gene encoding calpain-11, coding for MMPFGGIAARLQRDRLRAEGVGDHNNAIKYLNQDYEALKQECIESGVLFRDPQFPAGPTALGFKELGPHSSKTRGVEWKRPSELVDDPQFIVGGATRTDICQGALGDCWLLAAIGSLTLNEELLHRVVPHGQSFQEDYAGIFHFQIWQFGEWVDVVVDDLLPTKDGELLFVHSAECTEFWSALLEKAYAKLNGCYESLSGGSTTEGFEDFTGGVAEMYDLKRAPRNMGHIIRKALERGSLLGCSIDITSAFDMEAVTFKKLVKGHAYSVTAFKDVNYRGQQEQLIRIRNPWGQVEWTGAWSDGSSEWDNIDPSDREELQLKMEDGEFWMSFRDFMREFSRLEICNLTPDALTKDELSRWHTQVFEGTWRRGSTAGGCRNNPATFWINPQFKIKLLEEDDDPGDDEVACSFLVALMQKHRRRERRVGGDMHTIGFAVYEVPEEAQGSQNVHLKKDFFLRNQSRARSETFINLREVSNQIRLPPGEYIVVPSTFEPHKEADFILRVFTEKQSDTAELDEEISADLADEEEITEDDIEDGFKNMFQQLAGEDMEISVFELKTILNRVIARHKDLKTDGFSLDSCRNMVNLMDKDGSARLGLVEFQILWNKIRSWLTIFRQYDLDKSGTMSSYEMRMALESAGFKLNNKLHQVVVARYADAETGVDFDNFVCCLVKLETMFRFFRSMDPDGTGTAVMNLAEWLLLTMCG